GGGAATCCCCGTGGAGGTGGGAAGATGAGGTTCGTCCTGCCTAAGGGCCGTCTCCTCAAGGGTTCCCTTGAAGTCCTGAGAAAAGCCGGTTACGATGTCCAAAAGCCCGGCAAGAGACGGCTCATTGAGGGGTTCAACGGCAATGAAGTTTTAATCGCGAGAGCCTTCGACGTTCCTGTCTACGTTGAACACGGGGTTGATGTTGGCATTTCGGGAAGTGATGTCGTTGAAGAACGGAAAAGCGACGTTTTCGTCCCGCTGGAGCTCCCATTCGGAAAGTGCCGTCTTAGTCTTGCCATGCCCCGGGAAAGGGTCGTCTCACCGGAGGAAATGGACGGCTACAGGGTTGCCACCAAATACGAGAACATAACGAGGGAGTACTTCTCAAAGCTGGGCGTTGAGGTGGAAATCCTGAAGCTCAGCGGGAGCGTGGAGCTGGCACCAAAGGTTGGCATAGCCGATGCAATCGTTGACATAGTGGAAACCGGGGAAACACTGAGGGCAAACGGCCTCGTTGAAGTTGAGAAGGTCATGGACGTTTCGGCCCAGCTCCTCGTCAACAGGATTTCCCAGAAGACCAAGTTTGAGGAGATAAACGAGCTTGTTTTTTCGATAAAGGAGATGATTGAAAATGAATTATGAGCTTGAAAGTTACGTCGCCGAGATACTCAGGGACATACGCGAAAGAGGAATCGAAGCCGTTAGGGAGTATTCCAGAAGGTTTGACGGTTTTGACGGCCCCTTCAGGGTTAGCGAGGAGGAGTTCCGAGAGGCGGAGGAAGTTATCCCTGAGAAGGACAGGGAAATTATCGAGAGAACAATCAAAAGGCTCTGGGACTATCACAAAAGGCAAAAACCAAAGGATGAGCTTTTCATTAAAAACGGTTCGCTTTACGGCCTCATATACCGGCCAATAGGAAGGATAGGCATCTACGTCCCCGGCGGAAAACCCCTGCCCTCAACCCTCATGATGGTCGCAGTTCCAGCTAAGATAGCCGGCGTTAAGGAGATTGCCGTTACAATCCCGCCGAAGGACGAGAAGGTGAACCCCTACGTTCTCTACGTTGCCAAAAAGCTCGGCATAAGCGAGGTCTACAAGCTCGGCGGTGTTCAGGCGATAGGGGCTATGGCCTACGGCATCGGCATGGAGAAGGTTGACAAGATATTCGGGCCCGGAAACAGGTTCGTGAACGAGGCCAAGAGACAGGTCTTCGGCGTTGTGGGAATAGACAGCCTCGCTGGACCTTCGGAAATAGCGGTGATAGCGAATGAAAGCGCGGATAAGGAGTACGTTTTGGCGGATTTACTCAGCCAGCTTGAGCACGGAAAGGACAGCAGGGCCTGGCTTCTAACGACCTCCAGAGAGCTCGCCGAGTACTGCTCGCGCGACGGGATAGAAGTAATCCTCTGCGAGACCCTTGAGGAGTGTGCCAAGAAAGTCAACGAGATAGCGCCGGAGCACCTTGAGATAATAACCGAGAACCCGATGAGAATAGTTGACCTCATTGAAAACGCCGGTGCGATTTACCTTGGGCCTTATACACCGGTTCCTTCAGCCGACTATTTCTTGGGTGTCAACCACGTCCTTCCAACGGGAGGGACGGCCAGGTTCAGCGGTGTCCTGACGGTTATGGATTTTCTTAAGCCGATAACCCTCGCAATGGTTAGCAGGGAGGAGTTCTTAGCGGAGAGGGAGCTGGGCCTTCGCTTGGCTGAGATTGAGGGCATGGAACTCCACAGGAGGAGCATGGAGGTGAGGAAATGAAGAGGGAAACGAGGGAAACGAGCGTGGAGGTTCAGCTTGGGGTGGAAGGAAGTATTGAGACGAACGATAGAGTGCTCGACCACCTATTGGTTACGCTCTTCCACTACATGGGAAAGAAAGTCAGCATCAGGGCCACCTACGACCTAAGGCACCACCTCTGGGAGGACGTCGGCATAACCCTCGGGGAAGAACTACGTTCCAAACTGCCAGAAAAGTTTGCGCGCTTCGGGAGCGCGATAATGCCCATGGACGATGCCCTTGTTATCGTTGCCGTGGACATCTCAGGAAGGCCATACGTAAGCGTCGAACTCTCCTACGGGGAGGGGGAAACGGGCTTCGAGAAGGCCCTCGTGAGGGAGTTCCTCTGGGGGCTGGCGCGCTCCCTCAGAGCGACAATCCACGTGAAGACCCTGAGCGGGATTAACGCGCACCACGTAATCGAGGCGACCTTCAAGGGACTCGGCAAAGCTCTTGGAGAGGCAGTTGGGGAGAGCGAGAAACTGGAGAGCACGAAAGGTCTGCTGGAGGTGTGGGGGTGATAGCGATAGTGGATTTGGGTATAGGTAACCTCGCCAACGTTAGAAAGGCCCTTGGGGGAGTTATCACAGACGACCCCTACGAGATAGAAAGGGCAGAAAAGCTCGTTCTCCCTGGGGTTGGTAACTTTGGTGCGGTGGTTGAGAAGCTCGAACCCCTCAGGGGCGTCATACTCGACGCGATAAACGAGGGGAAGCCATTCCTTGGGATATGCCTCGGTCTCCAGCTACTCTTCCAGGAAAGTGAGGAAAGTCCGGGAAAGCCGGGCCTTGGGGTCTTTGAGGGGAGAGTCGTTAAGTTTCAGGGCGTTAGGACGCCACACATAGGCTGGAACCAGCTGTGGAAAAGGAAGGAATGCCCCCTCTTTGAGGGGATAAAGGACGGTGCTTACTTCTACTTCGTTCATTCCTACTATGCGGTGCCTGGAGAGGACGTGATTGCCGGAGTTACGGACTACGAATCCAAGGGAAAGAAGGTAGTCTTCACTTCCGCCGTCTGCAGAGAGAACATTTACGCGGTGCAATTTCACCCGGAAAAAAGCGGGAAGAACGGCTTAATCCTGATGAGAAACTTCAGGAGGCTTTGAAATGGAGGTATATCCAGCAATAGACCTCATGAGCGGAAAGGCCGTGAGACTCTACAAAGGCAGAAAAGACAAGGTCAGGGTCTACGGCGACCCCGTTGAGATAGCCCAGCGTTTTGCCGAGTTCGTTGATAAGATTCACGTCGTTGACCTCGATGGGGCCTTTGAGGGCTTCCCGAAGAACCTCGACGTAGTCGGGAGAATAATCCAAGAAACCGGCTTGAGGGTTCAGCTGGGTGGAGGGCTGAGAAGCTATGAAGCAATCGCTAAAGCCTACGAAATCGGTGTCGAGAACGCCATAATAGGCACGAAGGCCTTCGATATAGCCTTTCTGGAGCGAATCACTCAGGACTTCGAGGGGATAACTGTAAGCCTTGACTCCAGGGGAGGAAGAATAGCTGTGAAGGGCTGGGTTGAAAGCGGTCTGGAGGTCAGAGAGGCCTACGAGATTCTGAGGGAGTACGTGGACAGGTTCATTTACACCTCCGTTGAGCGGGACGGAACGCTCACCGGGATAGAGGAAATCGAGCGCTTCTGGGAAAACGAGGAGTTCATCTACGCGGGAGGAGTTTCAAGTGCCGATGACCTGAGAAAGCTCCGGGAAATCGGGTTCTCCGGCGTTATTGTTGGGAAGGCCCTTTACGAGGGTTTGGTGTCTCTGGAGGAGCTTCTGGAGGTGGCAAGATGCTCGCGAAGAGAATAATCGCGGCACTCGACATAAGGGAAGGCCGGGTCGTGAAGGGGATCAGGTTCAGGAACATACGGGATGCCGGCAATCCCGTTGAGCTCGCCAAACGCTATGAGAGGGAGGGCATAGACGAGATAGTTTTCCTCGACATCACGGCCTCTTACGAGAAGAGGGGGATACTCCTCAACCTCGTTGAGAAGATTGCGGGGGAGATATACGTCCCCTTCACCGTCGGGGGAGGCATAAAAACCCTCGAAGAGGCCAAGGAGATAATCAAACGCGGTGCCGATAAGGTGTTCATAAACACCGCCGCCGTAAATAGGCCCGAGCTTGTGAGGGAGATAGCGAGCGTCGTTGGAACCGCTAACCTTGTGGTGGCAATAGACGCGAAGTGGAACGGCTCCTTCTGGGAGGTCTACACCCACGGGGGGAGGAAAGCGAGGGGGATTGACGCTGTAGAATGGGCAAAAACCGTTGAACGACTCGGAGCGGGTGAGATACTCCTTACGAGCATGGACACCGATGGAACCAAGGAGGGCTTTGACATACCGCTGACGAAAGCCGTCGCAAGTGCCGTTGATATTCCTGTGATAGCCTCTGGGGGAGCCGGAAAACCAGAGCACTTCTACGAGGCCTTTAAAGCAGGAGCCGAGGCTGGTCTGGCAGCATCAATATTCCACTACAACGAATACACCGTCGGCGAACTGAAGAGGTTCTTAGCTGAGAGGGGAATCCCCGTAAGGCTAGATTATTGAGGTGGTAAAATGAGCCTTGAAGAGCTAATCGAAAAAGTTGACTGGGAGAAGAACGGTGGAATCGTTCCCGTTGTTGTCCAAGACACCAAAGGAGAAGTCCTTACACTGGCTTACATGGACAGGGAAGCCCTTAGGAGGACCCTTGAAACAGGTTACGCCCACTACTACTCCCGCTCTCAAAAGAGAGTTAGAATGAAGGGAGAAGTAAGCGGAAACACCCAGAAGGTGAGGGAGATTAGAATAGACTGTGACAACGACGCCCTGCTCCTGATAGTGGAGCAAAAAGGAGTCGCCTGCCACACTGGGAACTACTCATGCTTCTACAGAAAGCTCGGCGAACCGGAGAGGGTTTTGCCGATGGACTACTCCCTGACAATCCTAAGGGAACTTGAAGAGCTTATAAGGAAGAGAAAGGAAAATCCCGTGGAGAGTTCTTACACATCGAGGCTCTTCAAAGAGGGTAGGGAGAGGATTTACAAGAAGTTTGGTGAGGAAGCGGTAGAAGTTCTCGTGGCGGAAACCAGAGAGGGGTTAATCTACGAGACGGCCGATATGCTCTACCACCTGCTCGTTCTCCTCGCTTACAACGACGTTTCCCTCGGGGAGGTTATGGCCGAATTGAGGAGGCGGAGGAAATGATTCGCGAGCTCGTTAAGTCCTTCCAGCCCTACAGGGTCGTGGAGGGGAACTACAGGGTCTGGCTGGACAAGAACGAAAGCCCCTATGACCTGCCCGACTGGGTCAAGGAGGAGATTTTTGACGAACTCAGGGGGATAGGCTTCAACAGGTACCCGCACATCACATCAATGCCGGCAAGAGAGGCTATAGCCGATTTTTATGGAATCTCTCCCAAAAACGTTGCCGTTGGTAACGGAAGCGACGAGCTTATCAGCTACCTCGTGAGGCTCTTTAAGGGGAACTACATCGTCACAACTCCCCCAACCTTCGGAATGTACGGCTTCTACGCCAAACTTAACGAAATTCCCCTCGTTGAAGTCCCCCTGCGGGATGACTTCACAATTGATGGAGAGGCAATAGCGAAGAAGTCCAAAAACGCGAGGGCGGTTTTTATAGCTTCCCCCAACAACCCCACGGGGAATTTACAGCCGGAGGAGGAGATAATTGAAGTCCTCGAAACCGGAAAGCCCCTTGT
This portion of the Thermococcus sp. genome encodes:
- the hisF gene encoding imidazole glycerol phosphate synthase subunit HisF, translating into MLAKRIIAALDIREGRVVKGIRFRNIRDAGNPVELAKRYEREGIDEIVFLDITASYEKRGILLNLVEKIAGEIYVPFTVGGGIKTLEEAKEIIKRGADKVFINTAAVNRPELVREIASVVGTANLVVAIDAKWNGSFWEVYTHGGRKARGIDAVEWAKTVERLGAGEILLTSMDTDGTKEGFDIPLTKAVASAVDIPVIASGGAGKPEHFYEAFKAGAEAGLAASIFHYNEYTVGELKRFLAERGIPVRLDY
- the hisG gene encoding ATP phosphoribosyltransferase, whose translation is MRFVLPKGRLLKGSLEVLRKAGYDVQKPGKRRLIEGFNGNEVLIARAFDVPVYVEHGVDVGISGSDVVEERKSDVFVPLELPFGKCRLSLAMPRERVVSPEEMDGYRVATKYENITREYFSKLGVEVEILKLSGSVELAPKVGIADAIVDIVETGETLRANGLVEVEKVMDVSAQLLVNRISQKTKFEEINELVFSIKEMIENEL
- the hisC gene encoding histidinol-phosphate transaminase, which gives rise to MIRELVKSFQPYRVVEGNYRVWLDKNESPYDLPDWVKEEIFDELRGIGFNRYPHITSMPAREAIADFYGISPKNVAVGNGSDELISYLVRLFKGNYIVTTPPTFGMYGFYAKLNEIPLVEVPLRDDFTIDGEAIAKKSKNARAVFIASPNNPTGNLQPEEEIIEVLETGKPLVLDEAYAEFSGRSLWKLIDEYENLIVLRTFSKAFGLAGVRAGYMLASEEVVDALYRVKSPFSVGIMTMTSMVVMLRHTNLVEKRVKKIIEERERVRKKLGDLAYPSDANFLLVKLDAYEELLRQGIVVRKLSGRLE
- the hisIE gene encoding bifunctional phosphoribosyl-AMP cyclohydrolase/phosphoribosyl-ATP diphosphatase HisIE encodes the protein MSLEELIEKVDWEKNGGIVPVVVQDTKGEVLTLAYMDREALRRTLETGYAHYYSRSQKRVRMKGEVSGNTQKVREIRIDCDNDALLLIVEQKGVACHTGNYSCFYRKLGEPERVLPMDYSLTILRELEELIRKRKENPVESSYTSRLFKEGRERIYKKFGEEAVEVLVAETREGLIYETADMLYHLLVLLAYNDVSLGEVMAELRRRRK
- the hisH gene encoding imidazole glycerol phosphate synthase subunit HisH, producing the protein MGVIAIVDLGIGNLANVRKALGGVITDDPYEIERAEKLVLPGVGNFGAVVEKLEPLRGVILDAINEGKPFLGICLGLQLLFQESEESPGKPGLGVFEGRVVKFQGVRTPHIGWNQLWKRKECPLFEGIKDGAYFYFVHSYYAVPGEDVIAGVTDYESKGKKVVFTSAVCRENIYAVQFHPEKSGKNGLILMRNFRRL
- the hisD gene encoding histidinol dehydrogenase; the encoded protein is MNYELESYVAEILRDIRERGIEAVREYSRRFDGFDGPFRVSEEEFREAEEVIPEKDREIIERTIKRLWDYHKRQKPKDELFIKNGSLYGLIYRPIGRIGIYVPGGKPLPSTLMMVAVPAKIAGVKEIAVTIPPKDEKVNPYVLYVAKKLGISEVYKLGGVQAIGAMAYGIGMEKVDKIFGPGNRFVNEAKRQVFGVVGIDSLAGPSEIAVIANESADKEYVLADLLSQLEHGKDSRAWLLTTSRELAEYCSRDGIEVILCETLEECAKKVNEIAPEHLEIITENPMRIVDLIENAGAIYLGPYTPVPSADYFLGVNHVLPTGGTARFSGVLTVMDFLKPITLAMVSREEFLAERELGLRLAEIEGMELHRRSMEVRK
- the hisB gene encoding imidazoleglycerol-phosphate dehydratase HisB, with the translated sequence MKRETRETSVEVQLGVEGSIETNDRVLDHLLVTLFHYMGKKVSIRATYDLRHHLWEDVGITLGEELRSKLPEKFARFGSAIMPMDDALVIVAVDISGRPYVSVELSYGEGETGFEKALVREFLWGLARSLRATIHVKTLSGINAHHVIEATFKGLGKALGEAVGESEKLESTKGLLEVWG
- the hisA gene encoding 1-(5-phosphoribosyl)-5-((5-phosphoribosylamino)methylideneamino)imidazole-4-carboxamide isomerase, which translates into the protein MEVYPAIDLMSGKAVRLYKGRKDKVRVYGDPVEIAQRFAEFVDKIHVVDLDGAFEGFPKNLDVVGRIIQETGLRVQLGGGLRSYEAIAKAYEIGVENAIIGTKAFDIAFLERITQDFEGITVSLDSRGGRIAVKGWVESGLEVREAYEILREYVDRFIYTSVERDGTLTGIEEIERFWENEEFIYAGGVSSADDLRKLREIGFSGVIVGKALYEGLVSLEELLEVARCSRRE